GATAAATATGAACCTGAAATCAATCCATTATTTGATGACTTTGCTGAACATTATGGCACAGCCATTGTCCCGGCCCGTGCCTACAAGCCCAGGGACAAAGCTCTTGTCGAGAATGCTGTAACCCTTGTCTACCAACGAATTTTCGCCCCGTTGTACGGCAAGACCTTTTACTCTCTGGATGAATTGAATAATGCATTCTGGGAGCAACTGGAACTACATAATAACCGAAAACTATCAAAACTGGGTATATCAAGAAGAGATCTTTTCGAAAAAATAGAGAAAGAAACTCTTGGACAATTACCTGTTGAATCTTACCCGATAAAATGCTTTGAACGTCACAAAGTAGCTCCCGATTATCATTTTATTCTTTCTGCAGATAAACACTACTACAGTGTTCCCTGGCAATTAAAAGGTCAGAATGTTCGGGTTGTCTTCGATGACCGGAATATCGCGGTATATGCAGATAATCAAAGAGTTGTCCAACACAGGAGGAATAAAACTCCCGGTGGTTATACGACCTTAGAGCAGCATATGCCCCGGCATCACCGCTTTGTGAATTCCTGGTCCTCTGAGAAATTTGTGAAATGGGCTGGCGCAATTGGAGCAGAAACCTTAATGGTGATTGAGTACATGCTCAAATCCAAGAGACATAAAGAGCAAGCCTACAAAGCCTGTATCGGTATTCTTTCTCAGGCTAAAAAACACTCACCTGAAGATTTGAATCTGGCCTGCCGAATGGCGTTAAATTATGACCGAGTAAATAGCCGTGAGATTCGATTGTACCTCGCTGAAATAAGCAGTCAAAAAGAACAAAACGATACTGATCCAAATACCTTAACCTTCCCGATCATCCATAAAAATGTCCGGGGAAAATCTAATTACCAATAGGAATAATAAATGAACAGTACACAGGAAACAATTACAAAATTAGCACATATGAAACTCTTTGGGAT
This region of Oceanispirochaeta sp. M1 genomic DNA includes:
- the istA gene encoding IS21 family transposase; this translates as MSRKRISMNKVRKILKYSVESELSTREIESLTGISKTTVSHYISRFKSSGTAYAELEKLSDSDMKEMLKSNTEKQNPHLIQLQELIPEYALRLRKKGMTKQFLWNEYIGKHKDGYQYTQFCYYIQIWEESQDVRMHQNHDPGDKAFLDYTGEKFPVTDPITRKEWKPEVYLAILGNSQLLYVEASESQKNEDFVRSTERALRFFEGVPKALVPDNLKSAVLKADKYEPEINPLFDDFAEHYGTAIVPARAYKPRDKALVENAVTLVYQRIFAPLYGKTFYSLDELNNAFWEQLELHNNRKLSKLGISRRDLFEKIEKETLGQLPVESYPIKCFERHKVAPDYHFILSADKHYYSVPWQLKGQNVRVVFDDRNIAVYADNQRVVQHRRNKTPGGYTTLEQHMPRHHRFVNSWSSEKFVKWAGAIGAETLMVIEYMLKSKRHKEQAYKACIGILSQAKKHSPEDLNLACRMALNYDRVNSREIRLYLAEISSQKEQNDTDPNTLTFPIIHKNVRGKSNYQ